The sequence below is a genomic window from Paenibacillus sp. DCT19.
GCTGCATGGATTGACCAGCTTGGTCTGGATGCCGAGTCTGCCGCAGCATTGCAACGACTTGAACGTATGCATGAGGAGAGCATGTGCTGTCGTTCAACCGAAGAGGATGAGGCATTGTGAGGACAGGCATGTCAGACAAGAGGAAGCCGAAGTTGAAGCGAATGATACTAATCTTCTTGGCATCCATCGTTGGTGGTGGATTCGTGTGGGCTTGTATCACAGCTTGGCTTATAATGACGTATAGCGAGCAAGCATCAACACGTATATCGGATGCGGCTATCATACTCGGCGCAGCAGTGGTAGGAAACGAACCTTCACCTGTATTTCGCGAACGTATTGAGCACGCCATATTGTTGTATCATCAGGGCGCAGTAAGTCATTTGCTGTTCACTGGTGGTGCTGGCAGTGTGGAGCAGCGTACGGAAGCTGAGGTTGGACGTGATTATGCCATAGCACACGGCGTGGATCCAGCAGATATTCAGCTTGAGACAGAGTCGCACATTACAGAGGAGAACTTTACATATTCGATTGGTGTCGGAGAGCAAGCAGGATTCCAAACATATACGATTGTAAGTGATCCATTACATATGAAGCGATCGATGATGCTGGCCAGCGGTTTAGGCATGGATGTTGTACCTTCTCCAACACGTACGACAGCTTATCAGACATGGCGCAGCAAGCTTCCTTTTCTAGTGCGAGAGACGGTTCTTTACATGGGATATGTATGCAAAGGTTGGATAGACAATCCGCAGCAGCCATAAGGCTTTAGCGGATTGTTTTTTTTATTTTCGAATATAAGCATCACTATTGGATAAATCCACTTGGTATTCAGGTTCCGGGATAATTAATCGCCGCACTGATCAGGGCTGCTACGCTAAACCCAATGAGCCACCATGGCCAACGAGCCTTATGTTGTCTACGTACAGCTTGGTTTAAACCTACGAGTCCAGATAACAATACGATGATAGCTAAGGAAGTACCTACAATCCAACCGATGCTCATAACGCGTTCCTCCTCTATAACGAATGGGGTGAATACGTGCCTAGAGTGAATCGTCCACCTCGAACTTGGGCGTGAAAAGAGGCAGATGCATTCCCATAAATGTGCTCGTCACGATTCGATTGCAGGGGGAACTCACTCTGAAGTGTGCCTCCGACGTGTTTATAACGCAATCGGAACCCTTCATTCGGGTTAGGAATTCTTAAATTCACATTGCACCCGGTAGCAGTGCTATTTACCGATTGTGGCATGGTGGCTGAATGAATGGAGAGTGTTCTGCCCGTCGTATTAGCCTGAATATGAGTGAACTGACCTGTAAGCTGAAAGCGTGAGGATGTACCTTTTATGTTCATGTGCTCTGCAGTTAAATGCTGTGATTGTACACGACTGCCGACCATGTGTAGGCGGAGCTGCTGCGTATCACCGGAGATATGTAATTGCCCTGAAGTACAACTGCACTCACAGTGGCTTATTTGAGCATCTTCTACGATAAACCGAGTACCTACGCCCCGAAGGTACAATTGTTCCAATGTAGAAGGAGGGAGTCCGATAGCCAACGATGTGCGCTGAAAGTGAATACCGATCGGAAAGGACTTCGAACGTCCGTCTCCAATATGAAGCGAACCTTGGTGATAACGGGTTGTGAAGCATCGTTTATTTGGAAAATGCACAGATGCTCGCTGAATTATTCGTACATGCTGATCCCTACTGCGATATATGTGCACTTCACCTTGCATCCATTCGAGTGAGAGGGAGAGGACAGGTTCTTGAATAAGCCACTCTTTGCGAATCATATGTGTGTTAATTTTCATGGGGAACATCTCTTGTATGTTGATGAGTGTCCTGAACGGGATAGGTATAAGCCCCCATCTCGTTATGCTGGTGGATAATCTGATCAATTAACGTGTCAGTAACGATCGGAACACCGATGGTACTCATCATGTGTTGCAAGAAGTGCAGACGGGTCTTCGTTTCCTCAGGTGTACGGCTGAATAAGGCTGGATTAATCCAAATATTGATCAGCATTAAGAAAATTTCCGCACAGGCTTCAGGATTTCCCGTAGTGATCGAGCCGTCTGTAACGCCTTCACGCATGATTGCAGCTATGATCGGGGCATCAATTTGAACCGTTTGTTGAATGCCTTTGACGATAAATAAAGGATTTTTGATCTGGGTTAATAGCACTCGATCTAAGGAGTGTACCTGTTGATTAGAGACGATGTGTTCAAGAATATACACCAATTTGTCCTTTGCTGAGATTGCGGTAGCCTTTTCCACAAGTTGATCCAGCATTTGAGCTGCAAAAGCAAATTGTCGCTCCATTACAGCATCAAGAATCTCTTCTTTGGATTTGAAATGATGATACACCGCGCCTTTCGACATGCCTAAATGATCAATAATGTCCTGAATACTCGTCTTCTCGTAGCCTTTCGCGGTGAATAATTGTGCTGATACGGTAAGGATGTGTTCTAACGTCTGTTCAGGGAATTTGTTTCTTGCCATAGCTACCTCCTTATTGATACCGACCGTTGGTATGTATAATACGAGAAGATGGTCAGATTGTCAATAAGAGGAAGTTTCTCGGAGCGAAAAGTCAAAAAAACCGATGAATATCAACAGATTGAATGTCTGCGATACACATCGGTTTAATTTCGTACACACGGAAAATTCATTTTAACTTAGATGTAGAGCAACATAATGCTTTACTCTAGGCGTTGCCTCCAGCGAAGGAAGAACTGCGTATTGCTTCATGGGCTGTGCCTTGAGCTTGAACAGCCTGAGCACCTTGTTGCAGTTGATACATCTGATAGTATCGACCTTGGAGTGCCATTAACTCATCATGTGCTCCTTGTTCAACAATTCGTCCACGATGCAGTACCAGAATCTGATCTGCTGAGCGAATTGTGGAGAGACGATGGGCGATGATGAAAGTTGTTCGTCCTTTTTTGAGCACTTCGAGCGCATTTTGAATCAAGGCTTCGGTTTCGGTATCAATGTTGGCTGTAGCTTCATCCAAAATTAGAATCGCTGGATCAAATGCCAGCGCACGGGCGAAGGAGATCAGTTGACGTTGTCCAGCAGACAGCGTACTTCCCTTTTCAATAACCGGTTCATCGAAACCTTGTGGTAAATGAGCCAGAATACGTTCTGCGCCTACGTCACGAAGTGCCTGTTCAACCTGTTGACGGGTAATCTTCTGATCCCCGAGGCTGACGTTAGAGGCAATCGTTCCAGTGAATAGATAAGGGTCTTGCAATACAATCCCCATATGTTCACGAATCCACTGTTTGGGCAGATCCTTCACGTTCTGACCATCGATAGTAATCTTACCTTTTTGCGGGTCGTAGAATCGGAATAACAAATTAATAATGGAGCTTTTGCCTGAACCGGTATGACCGACCAACGCGACCGTTTGACCCTGTGAAGCCTGGAACGAGATATTGTTTAACACATAATCTTTGTTATAGGCAAAGGATACGTCATCAAAGACCACATTTCCTTTATATCGTGGCATTGAACCATCGGTAACCGCTTCTCCCTTTTCATCCATCAGTTCGAATACACGTCCAGCAGATACAAGAGAGGAGTCAAGGTTCGCCAGCTGGTTTACCATGCCGGTAATTGGCTGGAACAGACGACCGAGTACATCCACGAATGCATACAATACACCTAGCGAGATGATACTGGTGCCATCCAGCACACTTGATCCGAAATACCACAGAACGACCGCAAATGCGATATTCCGCAATACGTTAACGAGATTGTGTGAGGTAAAGGCGTTCAGGTTAAGCATCTTGTTCTGATGTTTCATATAGTCATCATTCAGATCTTCAAATTCCTGCTTGGTTTGTTTCTGGTGGCGGAATACGCGGATGATGGACATCCCTTGAATGGACTCATTAATGATCGCGTTAATCTCACTAAGCCGTGAACGAATGATCGTATTGTAGCGAGTAGCGAACTTACGATATAGCACAATCCATGCAATAAGCATAGGAACGACGAATAAGGAGATAAGTCCAAGTCGAACATCGAGCAGGAAGAGAGCAACATAGACCCCAGTGATCGTAATGATTCCCGAGAAGAAGTTCGACAGTACTGCAACGAACAGATCCTTAACCGCCTCCGTATCGTTGGTCACCCGCGAAACGACCTTACCTGCAGGCAGATTGTCGAAGAAATTGACGGGCAGGCGCTGAATGTGAGCATACACATCATTACGAAGTCGTTGAATGACTTTGTTGGCGGACGATTGCAGCCAGTAGGTTTTACCAAACTCCATAATGACCGAGATCACAAGGAAAATCATGTAGTACACGATTAATTGATAAATGC
It includes:
- a CDS encoding YdcF family protein, producing the protein MILIFLASIVGGGFVWACITAWLIMTYSEQASTRISDAAIILGAAVVGNEPSPVFRERIEHAILLYHQGAVSHLLFTGGAGSVEQRTEAEVGRDYAIAHGVDPADIQLETESHITEENFTYSIGVGEQAGFQTYTIVSDPLHMKRSMMLASGLGMDVVPSPTRTTAYQTWRSKLPFLVRETVLYMGYVCKGWIDNPQQP
- a CDS encoding DUF4097 family beta strand repeat-containing protein, with the translated sequence MKINTHMIRKEWLIQEPVLSLSLEWMQGEVHIYRSRDQHVRIIQRASVHFPNKRCFTTRYHQGSLHIGDGRSKSFPIGIHFQRTSLAIGLPPSTLEQLYLRGVGTRFIVEDAQISHCECSCTSGQLHISGDTQQLRLHMVGSRVQSQHLTAEHMNIKGTSSRFQLTGQFTHIQANTTGRTLSIHSATMPQSVNSTATGCNVNLRIPNPNEGFRLRYKHVGGTLQSEFPLQSNRDEHIYGNASASFHAQVRGGRFTLGTYSPHSL
- a CDS encoding TetR/AcrR family transcriptional regulator, translated to MARNKFPEQTLEHILTVSAQLFTAKGYEKTSIQDIIDHLGMSKGAVYHHFKSKEEILDAVMERQFAFAAQMLDQLVEKATAISAKDKLVYILEHIVSNQQVHSLDRVLLTQIKNPLFIVKGIQQTVQIDAPIIAAIMREGVTDGSITTGNPEACAEIFLMLINIWINPALFSRTPEETKTRLHFLQHMMSTIGVPIVTDTLIDQIIHQHNEMGAYTYPVQDTHQHTRDVPHEN
- a CDS encoding ABC transporter ATP-binding protein, giving the protein MKSNTGKRLLQYALKAKGTFIAALIMLTIGVAAELAGPFIAKNMIDNHLLAIEQPFYETSASEDAAVYKGKNYKREGLFESAESKGAEVRILQAGRSFYFVNEPVSTPDGDRSYADGILTVTRAGEVTGQYAAVPLSAGELFAFYKPEMPSIYQLIVYYMIFLVISVIMEFGKTYWLQSSANKVIQRLRNDVYAHIQRLPVNFFDNLPAGKVVSRVTNDTEAVKDLFVAVLSNFFSGIITITGVYVALFLLDVRLGLISLFVVPMLIAWIVLYRKFATRYNTIIRSRLSEINAIINESIQGMSIIRVFRHQKQTKQEFEDLNDDYMKHQNKMLNLNAFTSHNLVNVLRNIAFAVVLWYFGSSVLDGTSIISLGVLYAFVDVLGRLFQPITGMVNQLANLDSSLVSAGRVFELMDEKGEAVTDGSMPRYKGNVVFDDVSFAYNKDYVLNNISFQASQGQTVALVGHTGSGKSSIINLLFRFYDPQKGKITIDGQNVKDLPKQWIREHMGIVLQDPYLFTGTIASNVSLGDQKITRQQVEQALRDVGAERILAHLPQGFDEPVIEKGSTLSAGQRQLISFARALAFDPAILILDEATANIDTETEALIQNALEVLKKGRTTFIIAHRLSTIRSADQILVLHRGRIVEQGAHDELMALQGRYYQMYQLQQGAQAVQAQGTAHEAIRSSSFAGGNA